ATAAGGAGAGGATTAAATATGGAAGGAAAGGTAAAGTTTTTATCGGCAAAGGAGGTTGCAGATATGGCAAAGATATCGGAAACATCAGCTTATAGACTAATAAAAAAATTAAATGAAGAGTTAGAGAAGAAGGGGAAAATAACTATTAAAGGAAAAATTAGTAAAAGATATTTTGAAGAAAAAACATGTATATAAGGAGTAGATATGCCGGTATATAAAGGAGAAAACGGAAAGTACTATGTCTCATTTTATTATATGAGATGGGATGGAAAAAGAGTAAGAAAGAAAAAAGAGGGGTTTAAAACTAAGAAAGAAGCAATGCTTTATGAAAGAGATTTTTTGTTAGATCAAGAAGGTAAAACAGAGCTGACATTTGATAAACTGGTTGAAAAATATTTAGAAGATTCTAAAGCTAGAGTAAAGCCTACAACATATGAAAATAGTGAGTATATTATTAATAAAACTATAAGGCCTTATTTTAAAGATTTAAAAATAAAAGATATAGAAGCAATAACTATTAGAGCTTGGCAAAATAAGTTGCTATTAAGTGAAAAAAATTATAGTCAAACATATTTAAAAACACTCAATAATCGGTTAAGTGCAATTTTAAATTATGCTGTACAATTTCATAAATTAGAAAAAAATCCGTGTAAATCAAGTGGTAGTATGGGTAGGAAGAATGCTGATACTATGAAATTTTGGACAAAAGATGAAT
This DNA window, taken from Cetobacterium sp. ZOR0034, encodes the following:
- a CDS encoding helix-turn-helix domain-containing protein codes for the protein MEGKVKFLSAKEVADMAKISETSAYRLIKKLNEELEKKGKITIKGKISKRYFEEKTCI